From the genome of Terriglobia bacterium:
GCGGACACGATGCTACCTGCCGCACCCGTGATCAGGAACACGGTGTTCTGGTCGAGCGTGAGGCCGGGCTGTCCGTCCACTGCGGGCTGCTCTTGCAGGCCGACGGTCCAACGCTGCTCCGCGCGGTAGCCGATCTCAACGGCGCCGGGATCGCGCAGGGTTTCCTGCATGAGGATGTCGGCGATGTCCGACGACTTGCGCTGCGCTTCGAAATCGACCGCCTTCACCAGGGCGTCAATGCGCTCGCGCTTGTAGGTTTTGGTGAAGCCGGTAACGGCGCCGCCAAGTGGCGCAACGGCTCCGGCCTGGTCGTAGCCGTGCAGGCCGCCGAGCCGTGTCGCCGAAACCAGGAATGTGCCCGGCGGCACGATGTGCTGGTAAAGAACGCGCATGGTGACGTACAGGAATTTGAGGCGCAGGCGCAGGGCTTCGTGCCAGGCGGCAAGGTCCAGGTCAGCGATGTTTCTCTCGATGTCGAGCGCGGGCAACCAGTACACGCCTTGCACGGGACCGGCGGCCAGCCAACTCTGCAGACACTCTTCCAAAGCACCGGAATCCGCGGCTCTGTCGATCGTCAGGACCACAACACCTTGGGCGCGCAGGCGTCCCGCGAGTGCCTCGGCCACGCCGTTCTGATCGGGCATGATGACCACGCGTTGACCGCGAGCGAGGGTCACGCCGGTGGGCTTGCACACGACGAGTGGCGGGCGCAGCGTGGGCACGGGCACGCGGCGAGGAATGCGGTTGGCGGCGTCGAACGATGCGAGTGGCGGGCGCGCACGCTCTACCGGGGTTGCCGATGGCGCGGGCGCGGTCTTTTCCGCGGTTTGCGGTTTTGCTTGGGCCGGAGAAGCCGACGCTGAGCCTGGCTGCCGGTCATGCGCGAACTTGATGACGTGTGCGAGGGTGGGGAAATCGCGCAACTTGAGGTTGGCGTCGCGCGGAATCTTGTACGCCTCACGAATGGCGGCGAACATCTCCGCCTGCTTGACGGTGTCCACGCCGAGATCGGCTTCCAGATCCAGATCCAGGTCCAGCATGTCTTTCGGGTAGCCGGTTTTCTCGGCAACAATGTCGAGCACCTTCTCTTTGATTGGGTCGTCAGTGCTGGGTGATACTTCGACCGCAGCCGCGAGTGGAAGAGGAGAAGCTAACGCCGGCTCGCTCGGCTTTGACGGAGGCGGTGCGGCCATCAGATCGGGCCGACTGTCGTAGACGAAGCGGATCACGTGCGCGAGGGTTGGGAAGTCGCGCAGCTTGCGGTTTTCATCGCGCGGGATGTTGTAAATCTCGCGCACGGCGGCGAACAGTTCCGCCTGCTTGACGGTGTCCACGCCGAGATCGGCTTCCAAATCCAAATCCAGGTCCAGCATGTCGCTGGGGTAGCCCGTCTTCTCCACCACCAGAGCAAGAATGCGCTCCTTGACGGAATCACCGGCACTGTTTACCACTGGCGGTGCGGTGACTTCCTGCCGCAGCAGAGGTGGCGGCGCTACCGCCGGTTCGCTCGGCTTTGACGGAGGCGGTGCGGCCATCAGATCGGGCCGACTGTCGTAGACGAAGCGGATCACGTGCGCGAGGGTCGGGAAGTCGCGCAACTTGCGGTTTTCATCGCGCGGGATGTTGTAAATCTCGCGCACGGCGGCGAACAGTTCCGCCTGCTTGACGGTGTCCACGCCGAGATCGGCTTCCAAATCCAAGTCCAGGTCCAGCATATCGCTGGGATAGCCCGTCTTCTCCACCACCAGAGCAAGAATGCGCTCCTTGACGGAATCACCGGCACTGTTTACCACTGGCGCTGCGGTGACTTCCTGCCGCGGCAGAGGCGGCGGCGCTACCGCCGGTTCGCTCGGCTTTGACGGAGGCGGCGCGGCGGCCAGATCGGGCCGATTGTCGTAGACGAAGCGGATCACGTGTGCGAGCGTCGGGAAGTCGCGCAGCTTGCGGTTTTCATCGCGCGGGATGTTGTAAATCTCGCGCACGGCGGCAAACAGTTCCGCCTGCTTGACGGTGTCCACGCCGAGATCGGCTTCCAAATCCAAATCCAGGTCCAGCATGTCGCTGGGGTAGCCCGTCTTCTCCACCACGAGAGCAAGAATGCGCTCCTTGACGGAATCACCGGCAGTCCTTGCCGCTGGCGCTGCGGGCGCGGTGACTTGCCGCCGCGGCGGCGGTGGAGGCGCAGGCGCCGCGATTGCAGCCGGAGGCACCGGCTCGGCAACGGCGGTGGGCACTTGCTTGGGAGCTGGTTTGCTCTCGATGACGGGTGCAAGCGGCGGCGTTGCGACTTTAACGGGCGGTGGCGTTTCAACTTTGACGGCTGGCGGCGCCGCGGGTTTAACCGGCGGCGTCACTACCATGACGGGCGGTGGCGGCGCGACTTTGACGGCCGGCGTTGCAGCAGGGCGAACCACCGCGGCAGGTTCGGTAACCCGTGCCGGCACTCCGCGATCGCGAACCCGCAGCGTGCGGCGCACCACTTCCAGCTCCGGACCAGGCGCGCCGGAAATGCGGGTGAGCCAGGCACTCCAAGCGTTGCTGTCGGCGATGCGGTAGGCGTAACCGAGCGCATCGGCGGCGGGACGGCATCCGTCTTCGCTCGCAACCCAACGCAACAGCGTCATGCTGATCTGCGAGCCGAAACCGGCGCCCAGGCGCAGCGCGTATTCGACCGGATAGCGGCCGCCCTTCGACAGATTCAAGGCGCCCAGTTCGGGGTCCACCTCCTTGAAGTTGGCCACCGGCGGTACGCATCCGGTTTCCAGCGCCTTGATCGCAACCACATCCTCGATACCGGCGGCCATGGCGTGGCCGGTGTAACCCTTCGTGTTGGCAATCACGACGGCATCGGCGGCTTCGCCGAACACCCGGCGCAAGGCGAAGATTTCGGCCGCCGCACTGCCACCGCGGGCGGGCGTGTAGGTTTCATGCGACATGAACATGGTGCGCGGCGCGATCTGGCCGCGCGCAATGCCGCTGCGGGCTTCGGCCTGCGCGACCAGGTTCTCCATGACCTGGCCGATGTGCTGCACATCAAGACGCGTGCCGTGGAAAGCGCTGTTGGCGGTAACGGCGCTCAGCACCTCGCAGATGGGCCGGATACCACGCTCGCGCGCGGCGTCGGAGCTCTCGACGACCAGCGCGGCGGCGCCCATGCCGACGATCATGCCATGGCGGCGGCGATCGAACGGAATGGCGGCCTCTTCGACGACTTCATCCGTGGCGGCTGCTCCGGTAGCGAGAAAACCGGGGCCGAACCACTCCAGAAGATGATCGGAGGTGACGTCGTCGGCGGAGACGACGATCACGCGGTGGCAACGGCTGTCGCGGATCCAATCTTCCGCCAGCGCGACCGCTTGCGTAGTGCTGGCGCAGGCAGCGTTGATTTGCGTGTTGGGGCCGCGCGCGCCGATGAATTCGGCGAATTGCGAGTGGCCCATAGCCAGGACCCTGAACAGGAAGCGCCGGTCGAAAACGTACGGCTCTTTTTCCAGCGCGGCGCGTAGCTCGTCGATGCGCCGCTGGATTTCCTGGCTGACAGTAGAGTGACCGTTCGACTCGGCCGCGCGGGCGCGCAGGCTCTCCAGCGCGGACAACTGCTCGCGGCGCGCGTGGTCCTGGTAGTAGCGCGACATTTCATCGGCGAAGGAATCGCAGCCGGGGAATGCGGAGGCAAAGATCACGCCGGTGTCGTCGCGCAGGGAGTCGGGCAGCGCCCAGTGGTCCGGCAATAGCGTGCCCTTGCTGGTCGTTTTGTAGCGCAGGACCAGCGGGATGCCGGCATCACGCAGGGCATCAATGCCAACGGCGATGGCAAGCTGGGTGACGCGGTCGAGCGCGAGCATGCGATCGGCGGAGACGCCGAATTCGTTTTCCAGGTCGAAGGTCCCGCCGCGGCCGGCCAGCCGGATCACGTCGGCAACATCATTAATGGTCTCGAACGTGGGGCCGCCGTTGTCGCTCTTGACCAGTCGCCGGATGTGCTTGTCGAGCATGGCGCGGCGGAGGCGCGTGGGAACGGATTCAATGAACTGGTCGCCGCGCAGGATGCGGGCGATATTGGCGTCGTCGAAGATGCGCTCAGTGCCGGGCAGGCCCAGGGCGGCGCCGGTGATGACAACGGGTTCGGCCAGCGCGGCATGCTGGCCGTGGTAAATGGCATAGCCGCGCTCGAGGGCATCGGCAAAAACGCGGCCGAGCGCGAGGTAGCGGTCCTCGGTCAATGACGCCGTTGCGGTGGTAGCGCCCGCTACCGGAGCTGCGACCGCCGCGGGTTGTGGAACTGCCACCGGCGGCGTAATCGGGACTGCCATCTCTGCCCTGGCTGGAATCTCGCGCACGGCTTCGTCGACCGCTGCGCCCAATCCCGCGGCATACAACCCGCAGAGCGCCTGATTGAAGGAAACAATCTCGCCAACTTTGGGGTGATTGGTGAAGAGCGACAGCACGTCTCCGTGCCCACCGAGAACGTCCTCGGCAAATCCCTGCAACGCCTTCTTCGGCCCGGTTTCGACAAACACGCGCACGCCGGCGTCGTACAGCGTGTGTAGCCCCTTGACGAATTGCACGGGCGCAGCGACCTGGAGCGCCAGAATGTCGAGCATCTGCGTCACGACATCGGTCCCGACCATGGGGTAGAACTCGCCGCTTACATTGGCGACGACTGGGATAGCGGGCGCCTGCAAGCGCAAACGCGCTAACACCTGCCGCAGCGGTGCGCTCGCCGGCGCGACGATTGAGGTGTGGAAGGCGTGGCTGACGTTGAGCGGCGCCACTTCGTAGCCGGCTTTCTGGAAAGCTTCCATGGCCTGCTCAACCGGCTTGGAATTGCCGCCGATCACTCCCTGATGTTCGCTGTTGACGTTGGCAATGACAACGTAGCCGTCAATCGTCTTCAGGATGCGTTCAATCTCGGTTAGTGGCGCGAACACGGCGGCCATGCGGCCGATGTCCTCCGGCGCGAAGCGCGTCATCTCGCGTCCCCGCGCGCTGACCGCCTCCAGCGCGTCGCCGAACGGAAGCGCGCCGGCGGCAACCAGGGCACCGTACTCGCCCAGGCTGTGGCCCATCGCCATGTCGGGCCGGATGCCGTACTGAGCCAGCAGTTCGGTCAGGCTGGCATCGGTGGCCAGCACGGCGGGCTGCGTGATGGCAGTTTGGCGCAGGCCTTCTTCGGCCTGGGTGGCTGCGTCCGGATCGTTGGGATCAATAAAGATGTACTCGCTCAGTGGCTTCCCGAGCAGGGGCGTCATGATGCGATCGGCTTCGGCAAAGGTCTGTGAGACGATCGGCTCGTTGTCACGCAGGGTGCGCAACATGTTCACGTATTGCGAGCCCTGGCCGGTGTAGAGGAATGCGACCTTCGGCGCGGGACCGTGGCCACGGAAGATGCCCATGGCGCGCAGGGCCTTCCACACTGCCGGCTGGTTGGCAGCAAGAGCCTTCAGCGCCTTGCCGGATTTGTCCGCCAGTTCGGCGGCGTTGCCATAGTCGATTGCCAAGCGTTCCGGCGCATGCAGGTCGGATGCAGCTGGAGCCGTAGGCGCGGGAGCCTGGGCCGCCTCGGCTGCCTTCTGTACCGTGCGCAAACGCTGTGCCAGGGCCGCGTCGGAATCGGCGCCGATCAGCAACGCCCCGCGCAACGGAGCTTTGGATAAAGACGCGACACTTGGGGTGGGGGGAACTTTCGAGGCATTCATCACTCCGCCTTCCGCTGCGGTCTGCGAGATGGCGCCGACCGCGATCGACCGTTTGCCGTTGCCGTTCAGTCTGCCGGGAATGTGCTCTTCCAAAACCACGTGAAAGTTGGTGCCGCCAAAACCAAAGGCGCTGGCGCCGGCGCGCCGTACGCCGTCCTTGGGCATGTCCCACGGCCTAAGCTCGGTATTGACGTACAGCGGGGAGTGGGCGAAGTCGAGACCGGGATTAGTGCGTTCGCAATGGATGCTGGGAGGAATGACCTTCTCGTGAATCGAGAGTGCAGCCTTCAGCAGTCCGGCGGCGCCGGCCGCGCCCTTGAGATGTCCGATATTGGATTTCACCGAGCCGAGCGCTACCGAGTGGGTTGGCAGGTTGGAACCGGAAAGCGCTGCTTCCATGCAACCCAGCTCCACCAGATCGCCGACGCGGGTGGATGTGCCGTGGCCCTCGAACAGGGTGACGGTCGCCGGCGAAAGCCCGGCATTCTGCCACGCGCGCTCTATCGCTAACTTCGGACCGACAGGATTGGGCGCGGTGATTCCCTTCCCCTTGCCATCGCTCGATCCACCGATGCCGCGCAGCACGGCATAGACGCGGTCACCATCGCGTTCGGCGTCGGCGAGGCGCTTGAGTACGAAAATGGCCGCGCCCTCTCCCATCACGAAGCCGTCGGCGCCTTCGGCGTACGGGCGACTCCCGGTCGCCGACAGCGCACCGATCTTGCAAAACTTGATAAACGTCGAGGGCCCCATGTTGCGATCAACGCCGCCGGTTACGGCCACGTCGAAGTCGCGCTCCACCAATCCATCCACGGCGGCGCTCAACGCAGCCATGGCCGAGGCGCAGGCTGCGTCGCACACGAAGTTGGGTCCGTGGAAGTTGTAGAGGTTGGCGATGCGGCCGGCGATGCAGTTAGCCAGTTCTCCGGGCATGGTGTCTTCCGTGATTTCGGGGAAGCGCTTGCCGATCCGCTGGCGCAGTTCGCGGGTGAGTTCCTGGCGCAACTCCGCCGGCAGTGCCGCGAAGCTGGGGGCCGCGGAGAGCTCGCGCGCGTATTCCGGAAAATACAGGCGGAGCACGGTGAAATACTGCTTTTCCCCGGCGATGGCGCTGCCGATGATCACCGCCGTGCGGTCCGGATCGAGCGGGCGCTTGGGATAGCCATAATCTTCCATGGCAGCGCGGGTGCAGGAGATCGCCCACTGCTGCGCTTCATCCATGGCGCCGGCGACGCGCGGCGGGATGGGCAGGTGCCACTTCATCGGATCCCAGACGGCCTCGCGCACCCAGCCGCCGATCTTGGAATAAGTCTTATCCGGCGCGGCGTGGTCGGGGTCGTAATAGAGTGCCGGATCCCAGCGATCAGGGGTGACCTCGGTGATGCTGTCGCGCCCCTTCTTCACGTTGTCCCAAAAGGTAGCTACGTTCGGGGCATCGGGCAGGACCGCGCCCGCCGCCACGATGGCAATCGCTCGATTCGCAGTACTTTCTTCCATGATGACGCTCCTGGCGGGCATACGCCGGCGGCACTCCCGGACCGGATGCCCTGACTAAATGACTAAATGTCGAAATCAGGCGGCTTGTCCGGCCCGCTTGCTGGCGCGGCCGTAGAGCACGTCGCCGACGAAATCCATGTCTGCAATCAGGCCCGCCTGGGCGCGATGAATTGCGGGCAGCCCCAAGCTGGTTTCAAACGCAGCCATCTCCGAATCGCTGACCCCGCCGGCTGCCGTGATCCAGCGCGAACCTTCCTCCCCCACCTTCAGCGCCGCCGCGCGCGCAAAGACTCTTGCCAGCGCCGCCAGAGCCGTAGCGTCGAAATGACGGTTTGCTTTTTCGTTCAGCTTGTTTTCCGCCGCGCGCACCGCCCGGTTTGCCAGGCTGCCGGCGCACTCGGCATGCGCGATCAACTCGCCGAGCCGCAGAAGAATGTGCTGGAAGCGCGTGAGGCGGGCGACGCGGGCCTTCTCCATCACCGCAGCGAGTGCGTGCAATGCCAACGCCGCGAAGTCGGCGCCTACGTCGGAGTGGCGGACGTGCAAGGCTTCCATCGCCCGCGCCTGGTCGTGATAGTACTGGCCGCGCGTTTTCAGGTGGAGCTGCCAGCGGTCCCGGCCGATGGTCATCTCCATGATCTCGGAGGTGCCCTCGTAAATGGTGGTGATGCGCACGTCGCGCCTGATCTTTTCCACCATGTATTCCCGGGTGTAGCCGTAGCCTCCATGCGCCTGGATGGCGGCATCCGCCGCGGAATTGCCGGCCTCGGTTGCCATGTACTTGGCGATGGCGCCCTCGGTGTTCAGGCTGCCCTCGGCGCCGGCGTCAATGCGTTCGGCGGTCTCCTCGATGTACGAGCGGGCGGCCTCCAGCCAGGCGACGTTGGGCACGATCAACTTGTGCGTGTATCCCTGTTTCTCCGAGAGCGGCGCGCCGGCCTGGATGCGCTTCACAGAATAAGGAATGGCGCGATCGAGCGCGGCCCAGCCTGCTCCCAGGCCAAAAGCCGCCACCATCAGGCGGGTGTACCCGAACACGGCCTGGGCCTGGAGCAGTCCCTGGCCTTCCACGCCGCCAATCAGTCGGTCGGGAGTAACGAACACGTTGTCGAGAGCCAGCGCTGCCGTGTTGCTCAGCCGGATCCCATGTTTGTCTTCCGGTTTGTCGTGGGTGAACCCCTTGGCACCCTTCTCGACCACGAACCAGCTCGGGCCGGCAGGCGTGTTCGCCAGAATCGTGTAGGCATCGGCGATCCCGCCGTTGCTGATCCATTGCTTATTGCCGGTGATCTTGTAGCCGGCGATGGCGCCGTTCTCAAGGACGCGTTCTGCCGTGGTACGCAGAGCTCCCAAGTCACTGCCGGCTTCCGGCTCGGTGGCGCCATAGGCGAACAGGATTCCATCGTTCGCGATGCGCGACAGCCAGACCTTCTTCTGCTCAGGGGTGGCGCCCATGGTGATGGGATCGCTCCCGAGAAACGTCGCCAGCACTGCCGTGGCGACGCCCAGGTCAATGTGCGCCATCTCTTCGCAAATGCAATACACATCAAACGCACCGCCGCCCATGCCGCCGTACTCTTCCGGGACGAACAGGAGCTGTATGCCGATCTGGTCCGGATCACACATCTGACGCACGATGTCCACCGGGCATTCGTCGCGGGCGTCCAGGTCCAGGAGCGTCTCGTCCGGCAAGCGCTTCTTGGCGAAATCCTTCAGCGATTTCAAGCTCAACTTCAGGGTCTTGCTGGTAATCATGGGGTGCCTCCTATTTCGCCGCAGCGCAGCGCGTCTCGCGGATCTTGTTGGTTAGTTCCGGTAAGAATTCCAGCAGGTCGGCGACGATACCGACATCCGCGACCTGAAAAATCGGCGCCTTGGGGTTCTTGTTGATGGCGATCAGGAACGGGTTCCCTTTGATTCCCGCCAGGTGCTGGAACGCGCCGCTGATGCCGCAGGCCATGTACACCTTGGGCTTGACCGTCTTGCCGGAACTGCCGACCTGGCGGGACTTCTCCATCCACTTGGCGTCCACCACCGGTCGCGAGCAGGAAACGGCAGCGCCCATGGCGTCGGCCAGCTCCTGCGCGATGTGAATGTTGTCCTGCTCCTGGATACCGCGGCCGACGGAAATCAGGACGTCGTACTTGGTGATGTCCACGTCGCCCGCTTCGGCAACCACCGTCCCGACATAACGCCGTTTCGCCGTCAGGGCGCCGGCGGGTGAAGGCTTGTCCACTACCTGCCCGGTGGCGCCGCTTGCCAGCGCCTTGAATGCACCCGGACGAACGTTGATCACGGCGCCGGTGGAGATGTCGCAGCGAACATGTGTGCTGAATTGGCCGCCAACTTCCTGACGCACGAGTTTCAGGAAGCTGCCGTCCACAACCTCGATGGCCAACACATCGGAGACAAATGCGGAATTCAGCTTGACGGACAGGCCGGGTGACAAGTCGATGCCGAAATGATCGTGCAGTACCAGCACGATACTGTCCTGCGGCACGACGATCGCCAGCGCTTTGCGGACGAGTTCGGCATTGGGATAGGCAAGCGCTTCGTTGCCGACTTTCCAAATCTCCCCATAGACAGGACGGAGGGACTCGCAAGCGGCATCCAGCTCCGCGCCCCAACCCGTGACGATGGCTACAGGCGACGCATTGGCGTCAATCTTCCTGGCGGCAGCCGCCAGCTCGGCAGCCGAATCGTCGGCGGCCCCACCTCGATGCATGACATAGGCGAAGATGCGAAGCATTATTTGAACCCTCCCTTGGCTTTAACCAGCTCCATGACTCTGTCGGCCATCTCTTCGGGGCTGCCTTCCAGCATCTCGGCGCCCTTGCCTATCGCGGGGACGAAGTAGTTCACGCGTTTCACTTTGGCGGCAGCTTCTCCCACGCTGTTGGGGGCAATCCCGAGGTCGGAAGCGGCGAAGGTTGGAATCTTCACCGAGGCCACTTGGCGAATGCCTCGCATTCCGACATAGCGTGGCTCGTTGATGCCAGTCTGTATGGAAAGCACGCAAGGGAGTTCGATCTCGTTGACCTCCCTGTTGCCACCCTCGATTTCGCGGGTGATCTTCAACATCCCGTTCGGCAGGACTTCGATGGAATTGACCAGGGAGGCGAAGGGATAATCGAGCATGGCCGCCAACATGCCGCCCACCTGCGCGGCGCCGTCCTCCGCCTGGACGCCGGTCAAGATCAGGTCGCAATTGCCCTTCTGAACGAAGTTCTTCAGAATCGTGGCCAGGCCGAAGCCATCGCATCCGTCGAAGCCTTCGTCGGAGATGAGCGCGGCGTGCTTGGCACCCATCGCCATCTCGCGGCGCAGGACTTCTTCGTCGTCTTCGCCGCCGACGGTGACCACGGTGACGTTGCCACCGACTCGATCGACGATCTGAATGGCCTCTTCGACGGCGTAGTTGTCCCATTCATTGATCGAATACACCAGGTCATCGCGTTCAATGTCGTTTCCCGTTTGGTTAAGCCGGATTTCGTTCTCCGACGTGTCGGGGACTCGCTTTACGCAAACTAGAATCTCCACTATTCAGCCTCCCTGAATCGCAGTTGCACACTGCAGCTGGGTCTCGGTCCGTGGCTCCGCGGGTTCACGCGCGATCTGTTGGTCCACCAGTTCCGCCAGGTCGATGGCCGTCATTTTCCCTTCCAGGCCGGCGACCTTAATGGCGTCTTCGATATTCACCATGCAGAAGGGGCAGGCAGTCACGATCACGTTGGCCCCGGCTTCGGCAGCCATCTTGACCCTGGCCACGCCCATCCGCTGGTCTTCCTTGGCCTCGTAGAACAGCATCAATCCGCCGCCGCCGCAGCAGAACGAGCGCTCGCGGCAACGGCTCATTTCCACTCTCTTCAAACCGGGTATCGCATCCAGCACATCGCGGGGCGCGTCATAGAGCTGGTTGTGCCGCCCCAGGTAGCAGGGATCGTGGTAGGTGTAGACGCTGCTTTCGTTTTCTACCGGCAGGAGCTTGATCCTGCCCGACAGCACTTCGCCGGCAATGACCTGGCTGATGTGCTCCACCGGAGGAACGTCTTTGTAATCGTGTTTCAGCGCGTTGAACGCGTGCGGATCGGCGGTCACGATGCGCTGCGCTCCCGAGGCCTTGATCGCATCCACATTGTGGTCGCGCAGCGTCATGTACAGCATCTCTTCGCCGAAGCGCCGGGCGTCATGTCCGCTGTCTTTTTCCGCCACGCCCAGGATTCCGAAGTCCTCTCCGATGTGGTCGAGAATTCTGGCGGTAGCACGTCCAATGGCCTGGATGCGGTCGTCGTACGAGGTAATGCTGTCCACGAAGTACAAGGTCCGCGCGCCGCCGTTCCCATTGAGGATCTTGACTTGGCAGGTCTGCTGGAACTCTTTCGTCTTTGCCCAATCGGCGCGTTTCTTCTCCATCTTGCCGTAGGGATTGCCGCGGCTCTCCAATGCCTTGAGCGGCTTTTGCAGAGACTGCGGGACTTTGCCGTCGTCAATGAGGCCGCGCCGCAGGTCAACGATCTTGTCGACGTACTCGATCAGCAGCGGGCATTCCTCTTCACAGACTCCGCAGGTGGTACAGGACCAGATCTCATCGTCGGAAAATACGCCGCCAATCAAGGACGCGCCGTCGCTCGGCCGGCCGAAGACCGGGTAGTGCTGGAAGCTGTAGTCCCGTGCCTTGATGGTGAGGAACCGTGGCGACAGCGGCCTGCCGACTGCGTTCGCCGGGCAGTTATCAGAGCAGCGGCCGCAATCGGCACAGGAGTAAAAGTCCAGCATGTGCTTCCAGGTGAAGTCTTCGAATTTCTTCAGCCCAAACGATTTCACCTGGTCCAGGTTGGCGTCGCTTACGCCCCAGCGCACCGGCTTCACCGTCCCCCTGTCCAGCTTGGAAAAGTACACATTGAACAGGGAGGTGATGACGTGAAACTGAATTCCGAAGGGGCGATAGCAGAGCAGGAAATAGAACGTCGCCTCATGCACAAGGCAGGCGCCGAGGTGAACCTTCCCGATGGTCACCACGGCCGTCGAAGCAAAAGCAATGCCGAACATCCACGGAAGCGACAGCACCCCGAACGACGTCATGTGGCCTTGCGGCAGATGAGCGGCCGCCTTGGTCGCCTCGAACAGGCCGTCGGCCAGCATCAGGGCGGCGATCAACCCGAGAAGGAAGATGGCGTCCACCGGATGGCCTTTGCCATACCTGGCCGGCACCGCGTAGCGCGCCGGTTTGAAGACGATCCGGCGAACGGCGGCAATCACCACCGCAAAAAACACCAGCGTGGCCGCGTAATCGGTGATCACGTCGTACGCACGGGCGGCGCTGGCGGGTAGTATCGGGATGGCGAAGTTTTCCGAGATGCCGAAGGCCACCAGCGAAATCGAGCGCACCGCCAGCACAATGAAACCGGCAAAAATAACGAGATGAATAAGTCCGGCGCCGAGATAGCGCGGATGCTTCCACTGTCCCAGCCAGTACTGCAGTACTCTTTCCAGCCTCGTCCATGGGCGATCAAAACGGTGATCGCGCGCGCCCCGCATGAGCGGGGCCATGCGCCGGGTCACAACGTAGGCAAAGCAGGCCAGACCCAGGAGGTGAATCAACAGGAAAACAATGTGCCCCGGGACCAACCAATATGTCGCTTGCGCGGGTGAAGCAACGCTTTCCACGCTACCGAACATCTCGGCTGCCTCCGCAAACCACGGCGGCACCTCGCGGGTGCTCCCGAGCTGCAATCAATTTGGAAGTGACGGGCCGGCGGGCGGACCGGCTAGCGCTTGCACGCTTGGCATAATGAGTTGTCGCCGCCAGCCGTTCTGTGACGCGCATCACCTTGTCATGCGCCATGACACGTCACGTTCCCGAATGGGAATACGCGATGCGGTTCCGTTCCGGAAAAACAACCGCACAGCGTTGGCGCAACTAGTCGTGCGCCACGTCACAGACGAACTCGGCCCGATGTGAAAACCTGAACTCGCAATCGTTAGCCTGCCGCGGTCTCTATCGATGCAAACAGCAACCCGTTCCCAAAGCAGGAGGAGAACCGCCATGAACCCGGGATCCGGAAAAGATTTTGAAA
Proteins encoded in this window:
- a CDS encoding electron transfer flavoprotein subunit beta/FixA family protein, coding for MEILVCVKRVPDTSENEIRLNQTGNDIERDDLVYSINEWDNYAVEEAIQIVDRVGGNVTVVTVGGEDDEEVLRREMAMGAKHAALISDEGFDGCDGFGLATILKNFVQKGNCDLILTGVQAEDGAAQVGGMLAAMLDYPFASLVNSIEVLPNGMLKITREIEGGNREVNEIELPCVLSIQTGINEPRYVGMRGIRQVASVKIPTFAASDLGIAPNSVGEAAAKVKRVNYFVPAIGKGAEMLEGSPEEMADRVMELVKAKGGFK
- a CDS encoding (Fe-S)-binding protein, whose product is MFGSVESVASPAQATYWLVPGHIVFLLIHLLGLACFAYVVTRRMAPLMRGARDHRFDRPWTRLERVLQYWLGQWKHPRYLGAGLIHLVIFAGFIVLAVRSISLVAFGISENFAIPILPASAARAYDVITDYAATLVFFAVVIAAVRRIVFKPARYAVPARYGKGHPVDAIFLLGLIAALMLADGLFEATKAAAHLPQGHMTSFGVLSLPWMFGIAFASTAVVTIGKVHLGACLVHEATFYFLLCYRPFGIQFHVITSLFNVYFSKLDRGTVKPVRWGVSDANLDQVKSFGLKKFEDFTWKHMLDFYSCADCGRCSDNCPANAVGRPLSPRFLTIKARDYSFQHYPVFGRPSDGASLIGGVFSDDEIWSCTTCGVCEEECPLLIEYVDKIVDLRRGLIDDGKVPQSLQKPLKALESRGNPYGKMEKKRADWAKTKEFQQTCQVKILNGNGGARTLYFVDSITSYDDRIQAIGRATARILDHIGEDFGILGVAEKDSGHDARRFGEEMLYMTLRDHNVDAIKASGAQRIVTADPHAFNALKHDYKDVPPVEHISQVIAGEVLSGRIKLLPVENESSVYTYHDPCYLGRHNQLYDAPRDVLDAIPGLKRVEMSRCRERSFCCGGGGLMLFYEAKEDQRMGVARVKMAAEAGANVIVTACPFCMVNIEDAIKVAGLEGKMTAIDLAELVDQQIAREPAEPRTETQLQCATAIQGG
- a CDS encoding electron transfer flavoprotein subunit alpha/FixB family protein, whose product is MLRIFAYVMHRGGAADDSAAELAAAARKIDANASPVAIVTGWGAELDAACESLRPVYGEIWKVGNEALAYPNAELVRKALAIVVPQDSIVLVLHDHFGIDLSPGLSVKLNSAFVSDVLAIEVVDGSFLKLVRQEVGGQFSTHVRCDISTGAVINVRPGAFKALASGATGQVVDKPSPAGALTAKRRYVGTVVAEAGDVDITKYDVLISVGRGIQEQDNIHIAQELADAMGAAVSCSRPVVDAKWMEKSRQVGSSGKTVKPKVYMACGISGAFQHLAGIKGNPFLIAINKNPKAPIFQVADVGIVADLLEFLPELTNKIRETRCAAAK
- a CDS encoding acyl-CoA dehydrogenase family protein — its product is MITSKTLKLSLKSLKDFAKKRLPDETLLDLDARDECPVDIVRQMCDPDQIGIQLLFVPEEYGGMGGGAFDVYCICEEMAHIDLGVATAVLATFLGSDPITMGATPEQKKVWLSRIANDGILFAYGATEPEAGSDLGALRTTAERVLENGAIAGYKITGNKQWISNGGIADAYTILANTPAGPSWFVVEKGAKGFTHDKPEDKHGIRLSNTAALALDNVFVTPDRLIGGVEGQGLLQAQAVFGYTRLMVAAFGLGAGWAALDRAIPYSVKRIQAGAPLSEKQGYTHKLIVPNVAWLEAARSYIEETAERIDAGAEGSLNTEGAIAKYMATEAGNSAADAAIQAHGGYGYTREYMVEKIRRDVRITTIYEGTSEIMEMTIGRDRWQLHLKTRGQYYHDQARAMEALHVRHSDVGADFAALALHALAAVMEKARVARLTRFQHILLRLGELIAHAECAGSLANRAVRAAENKLNEKANRHFDATALAALARVFARAAALKVGEEGSRWITAAGGVSDSEMAAFETSLGLPAIHRAQAGLIADMDFVGDVLYGRASKRAGQAA